A region of Synechococcus sp. WH 8016 DNA encodes the following proteins:
- a CDS encoding ABC transporter ATP-binding protein/permease, whose product MVDFAGWLVNSRALAVLTVLSVMAAGFAAWPLRGMDTRRRVAWLYVLVIFWFLLVVSALSVLITYFLRDLTNSFVARDVAGSRRGLVQIFVLLCVFIPAIYVYSFTRSAFANFWREAMTLRFFGGYLGGRFFYRLSSTGSVDGVPIDNPDQRIAQDIEKFTEKSSELFFELVESFVSAASFAVVLITIDAWILLYVVVYAVFTTGLIAFVGKKLVQLNYIQLMLNADFRYSLTRVRDNAESIAFYGGERSEWARGIDALFAAIGNQYRVIRFSSVVRSISVAFRNFTYLAPYLLLWSVYFKGEIEYGVFIQVSMAFGSVTRAFSFVVDNFPDIANLLSNGQRLTEIGHGFDLSAGDLETGPSLSASHSAPEANLLAPGVMIHVESATLKIPSEERTLVRNLSIDLDQESRLLVVGPSGCGKTSLLRMFSGLWPPASGVVASRGFREGVIFVPQKPYVFSGSLREQLLYPDVELDLNQERMYTLLDSVSLSSVHQTLESSEAFIDWPKVLSVGEQQRIAFARVLRAKMKFVLLDESTSALDIPTERAVYQLLRDAGAGYVSVGHRSTLLPFHDSVLELDRDGGWRLCDAHDYAFPQA is encoded by the coding sequence ATGGTTGATTTTGCTGGCTGGCTTGTGAATAGCCGCGCCTTAGCTGTGCTTACGGTGTTGTCCGTTATGGCGGCTGGTTTCGCTGCATGGCCTCTTCGGGGGATGGATACCCGTCGGCGTGTGGCTTGGTTGTATGTACTGGTTATTTTTTGGTTTTTGTTGGTTGTAAGCGCACTCTCGGTTCTTATAACTTACTTTTTAAGGGATCTGACCAATTCATTCGTAGCTAGAGATGTTGCGGGTTCTCGTAGGGGATTGGTTCAAATTTTTGTCTTGTTGTGTGTTTTTATTCCGGCGATTTATGTCTATAGCTTTACCAGAAGTGCGTTTGCTAATTTTTGGCGTGAAGCGATGACCCTACGCTTTTTTGGTGGTTATCTGGGCGGGAGATTTTTCTACCGGCTGAGCTCTACTGGCTCAGTTGATGGCGTTCCGATTGATAATCCTGATCAAAGGATTGCGCAAGATATTGAAAAGTTCACAGAGAAAAGCTCGGAGTTGTTTTTTGAGCTGGTTGAATCTTTTGTTTCGGCTGCAAGTTTCGCCGTAGTCTTGATTACTATTGATGCGTGGATTCTTTTATATGTAGTGGTGTATGCGGTCTTCACGACTGGTCTAATTGCTTTTGTTGGCAAGAAACTTGTTCAATTGAATTATATTCAATTGATGCTAAATGCTGATTTCCGCTACTCTTTGACGCGTGTTCGAGATAATGCTGAGTCGATTGCTTTCTACGGCGGTGAAAGGAGCGAATGGGCGCGAGGTATAGATGCATTATTTGCCGCCATTGGAAATCAATATCGTGTGATTCGATTCAGTTCAGTGGTAAGGTCTATTTCGGTTGCATTCAGGAATTTTACCTACCTGGCTCCTTATCTTTTGCTTTGGTCTGTTTACTTTAAGGGCGAAATTGAGTATGGGGTTTTCATTCAAGTATCAATGGCATTCGGGTCTGTGACGCGAGCTTTTAGCTTTGTTGTGGATAATTTCCCTGATATCGCCAATTTGCTTTCCAATGGCCAACGTCTAACTGAAATTGGTCATGGTTTCGATCTCAGCGCAGGTGATCTCGAGACTGGCCCTTCCTTGTCTGCATCGCATTCAGCTCCCGAAGCCAATCTGCTAGCTCCTGGGGTGATGATTCATGTGGAGTCCGCCACGCTGAAGATTCCATCCGAAGAGCGCACATTGGTGCGAAACCTCAGCATCGATCTCGATCAGGAGAGTCGTCTTCTTGTTGTGGGTCCATCGGGATGTGGGAAAACGTCGTTGCTGCGGATGTTCAGCGGCCTTTGGCCTCCCGCTTCTGGAGTGGTGGCATCACGGGGATTTCGAGAGGGGGTGATCTTTGTTCCGCAGAAGCCCTATGTGTTTTCAGGCTCCTTGCGCGAACAGCTGCTCTATCCAGATGTTGAGTTGGATCTCAACCAGGAGCGGATGTACACACTGCTCGACTCGGTCTCTCTTTCTTCCGTTCACCAGACCCTTGAGTCATCAGAGGCGTTCATTGATTGGCCAAAAGTGCTCTCTGTGGGAGAGCAGCAGAGAATTGCCTTTGCGAGGGTTTTGCGGGCCAAGATGAAATTTGTGCTTCTCGATGAATCCACCAGCGCGTTAGACATCCCAACGGAACGGGCGGTGTATCAGCTACTCCGTGATGCTGGCGCTGGGTATGTGAGTGTGGGACATCGGTCTACTTTGCTGCCCTTTCACGACTCTGTTCTGGAGCTTGATCGTGACGGCGGCTGGAGGTTGTGTGATGCCCATGACTATGCCTTCCCGCAGGCTTGA
- the yidD gene encoding membrane protein insertion efficiency factor YidD — protein MHELNILSAGSTHPLNRLVSALMLALISFYRRWISPLIGPRCRFIPTCSAYGLEAIERHGPWRGGWLTLRRLLRCHPFTPCGCDPVPD, from the coding sequence ATGCACGAATTAAACATCCTATCTGCCGGCAGCACGCATCCCCTCAATCGGTTGGTAAGCGCGCTGATGCTTGCGCTGATCAGTTTTTATCGGCGTTGGATTTCCCCTTTGATCGGCCCTCGCTGTCGTTTCATCCCAACATGTAGTGCCTACGGTCTTGAGGCGATTGAGCGCCATGGTCCCTGGAGGGGCGGTTGGCTCACTCTGAGACGGTTGCTGCGTTGCCATCCCTTTACCCCCTGCGGCTGTGACCCCGTCCCCGATTGA
- a CDS encoding aminotransferase class V-fold PLP-dependent enzyme: MDIRNSLRDLCPALGNKIYFNYGGQGPLPTPSLEAMTQSWQRIQELGPFTTDVWPFISSETNKTRALLSRMCGVAPHRLALTENVTSGCVLPLWGLPFEAGDRLLISDCEHPGVVAACHELARREHLEVDTLPVQQFRQGREAQQDTDAGVLQALEDSLQPRTKVVVLSHLLWNTGQLMPIPAVAEQLDQHAQQPFLLVDAAQSMGQIPVGAAAQAADIYAFTGHKWACGPEGLGGVALSERILNQANPTLIGWRSLRDETRAVIDDPDPFHHDSRRFEIATSCVPLMAGLRQSLGLLASEANEQQRLQTIQSLSGELYRKLNELPGTTPLLEGEPPAGLVSFQLNDSCSRSTTDIVKILGSKGIWIRNLEEPICLRACTHITTEERELTSFLKALQELTGI, translated from the coding sequence ATGGACATTCGAAACTCCCTTCGCGATCTCTGTCCAGCACTGGGCAACAAGATCTACTTCAACTACGGCGGTCAGGGACCGTTGCCTACGCCTTCATTGGAGGCCATGACCCAAAGCTGGCAGCGCATCCAAGAACTGGGGCCCTTCACTACAGATGTGTGGCCGTTTATCAGTTCAGAAACAAACAAAACGCGTGCGTTGCTCAGTCGCATGTGTGGTGTGGCACCTCATCGCCTTGCTCTCACCGAAAACGTCACCAGCGGTTGCGTTTTGCCGCTTTGGGGACTTCCCTTTGAAGCAGGTGATCGCCTCCTAATCAGTGATTGCGAGCACCCAGGAGTCGTAGCTGCATGCCATGAACTTGCCAGACGGGAACACCTAGAGGTCGACACCCTTCCTGTTCAGCAGTTCAGGCAAGGACGTGAGGCCCAACAGGACACCGACGCAGGCGTTCTTCAAGCTTTGGAGGACTCTCTACAGCCACGCACCAAAGTGGTGGTGCTATCTCATCTGCTATGGAACACCGGGCAGCTGATGCCCATCCCTGCGGTGGCAGAGCAGCTTGATCAGCATGCCCAGCAACCTTTTCTGCTCGTGGATGCAGCTCAAAGCATGGGTCAAATTCCTGTGGGAGCAGCAGCGCAGGCAGCTGATATTTATGCATTCACTGGCCACAAATGGGCGTGCGGTCCCGAGGGGCTTGGAGGTGTGGCCTTATCAGAAAGAATTCTCAACCAAGCCAATCCAACCCTGATTGGCTGGCGCAGCCTGCGCGATGAAACACGCGCCGTGATCGATGATCCAGACCCGTTTCACCACGACAGCCGGCGCTTTGAAATCGCAACGAGCTGTGTGCCATTGATGGCAGGGCTGCGTCAATCGTTGGGCTTGCTCGCTAGTGAGGCGAACGAGCAACAACGCCTCCAAACCATCCAATCTCTAAGCGGCGAGCTCTATAGAAAGCTGAATGAGCTTCCAGGAACCACTCCCTTACTCGAAGGGGAGCCCCCCGCAGGATTGGTGAGCTTCCAGCTCAACGATTCATGCTCCCGAAGCACAACTGACATCGTAAAAATACTTGGTAGCAAAGGGATTTGGATCCGCAACCTGGAAGAACCCATCTGCCTAAGAGCCTGTACCCACATCACCACAGAAGAACGCGAACTCACATCCTTCCTGAAGGCTCTTCAAGAGCTGACCGGCATCTAA
- a CDS encoding PLP-dependent aspartate aminotransferase family protein, which translates to MQRPVPEPATATRAIHHGESFASETGTVMPPIYATSTFEHGNPGGFDYTRSGNPNFRILETVLASVEACSHATVFGSGVSAITAIASTLSQGDLVLCEENLYGCTVRLFEQVFAKFGVRTEWVDFTNPEAAARIIERQPAMVWLESPTNPLLKVIDLDAVCSAARSAGVPVVVDNTFATALVQRPLELGATLSLTSTTKYINGHSDALGGAVCTDEPSWHQKMVFAQKALGLMPSPFDCWLITRGIKTLPLRLNQQMANAAAVADHLASHPAVSWVRYPGRDDHPQRAVASRQMKGGGAIVTIGLNASREQAYAVCKALRWFTMAESLGGVESLICHPATMTHAAVSAEIKTALGISDGLIRLSLGCEDITDLLIDLDHALSLLP; encoded by the coding sequence TTGCAGCGTCCTGTCCCAGAACCGGCGACAGCCACCCGGGCCATTCACCACGGCGAAAGCTTCGCGAGCGAAACCGGCACGGTGATGCCACCCATCTACGCCACCTCTACGTTTGAGCATGGCAATCCAGGCGGATTCGATTACACCCGCTCGGGCAACCCCAACTTCCGCATTCTTGAAACGGTGTTGGCCTCCGTAGAGGCGTGTAGCCATGCCACGGTGTTTGGTTCAGGGGTCAGTGCGATCACCGCGATTGCCTCCACCCTGAGCCAGGGAGATTTGGTGCTCTGCGAGGAGAACCTCTACGGCTGCACCGTGCGCTTGTTCGAACAGGTGTTTGCCAAGTTTGGGGTGCGCACCGAATGGGTGGATTTCACCAACCCCGAGGCGGCAGCCCGCATCATTGAGCGGCAGCCAGCGATGGTCTGGCTGGAGAGTCCCACCAATCCACTGCTCAAGGTCATTGACCTCGATGCGGTCTGCAGCGCTGCCCGCTCCGCGGGCGTCCCCGTCGTGGTCGACAACACCTTCGCGACCGCCTTGGTGCAACGTCCTCTGGAACTCGGCGCCACCCTGTCCCTCACCAGCACCACGAAATACATCAATGGGCATTCCGATGCCCTCGGTGGTGCGGTTTGCACCGATGAGCCCAGCTGGCACCAAAAGATGGTGTTTGCCCAAAAAGCATTGGGGCTGATGCCCTCACCCTTCGACTGTTGGCTGATCACCCGAGGCATCAAAACGCTGCCTCTGCGCCTGAACCAACAGATGGCGAATGCCGCTGCGGTGGCAGATCATTTGGCATCCCATCCCGCCGTGTCGTGGGTGCGCTACCCAGGACGAGACGATCATCCACAGAGGGCTGTGGCCTCGCGCCAGATGAAGGGAGGCGGAGCGATCGTGACGATTGGATTAAATGCGAGCCGTGAACAGGCCTATGCCGTGTGTAAAGCCCTGCGTTGGTTCACGATGGCCGAAAGCCTTGGCGGAGTTGAGAGCTTGATCTGCCATCCAGCCACCATGACCCACGCCGCCGTTTCTGCCGAGATCAAAACAGCCTTAGGAATCAGCGACGGACTGATACGTCTATCGCTTGGCTGCGAAGACATCACGGACCTCTTGATCGATCTTGACCACGCCCTCAGCCTGCTTCCGTGA
- the cax gene encoding calcium/proton exchanger, with protein sequence MRSGLHKVDELIPQSLISSFVQSGRWKLIPALLMLGITQLASMQGWPTLLCFIVSATGIIPIALLLSDATEEIAEHSGPTIGAICTAVFGNCAEFIIALSALRLGLIDVVKASITGAILSDLLLVTGVAMLVGGLKYSEQSFQETMVRTNGAAMTLAVMAMALPASLISTSGIDDPVAIHGLSMTVAAVLIIIYFLTLIFSLATHSHLFNPQHSHNDDADAPQEAAKKINLAPWIIQLIVSTACLAYQSESFVHFLEPATEQLGFSALFTGIIIIPIIGGFSEYVPAVKGALKNQMDLPISLAMGSSLLVALLITPSLIMIGSVIGQPMDLDFTAFEVIALIFSVLIVNLVNMDAKSNWLEGVLLLGMFSIFGAAFYYYPS encoded by the coding sequence ATGCGCTCAGGCCTTCATAAAGTCGACGAACTCATACCCCAAAGCTTGATATCCTCCTTCGTCCAATCCGGACGCTGGAAGCTGATTCCAGCGCTACTCATGCTGGGGATAACACAGCTGGCCTCGATGCAGGGTTGGCCAACTCTGCTTTGTTTCATTGTTTCAGCGACAGGCATCATTCCGATCGCCCTGTTGCTTAGCGATGCAACGGAAGAGATTGCAGAACATAGCGGACCAACGATTGGAGCCATCTGCACCGCAGTGTTTGGCAATTGTGCTGAATTTATTATTGCCCTATCGGCTCTAAGATTGGGCCTTATTGATGTGGTCAAGGCAAGTATTACTGGAGCGATTCTCTCCGATCTACTCCTCGTTACGGGCGTGGCGATGCTTGTAGGTGGATTGAAGTACAGCGAACAAAGTTTTCAGGAAACCATGGTTCGCACCAACGGTGCGGCCATGACCTTAGCTGTCATGGCGATGGCCCTACCTGCATCCCTCATCAGCACATCAGGAATCGATGATCCCGTCGCAATTCATGGCCTATCAATGACTGTTGCGGCAGTCCTTATTATCATTTACTTCCTAACACTAATATTCTCGCTCGCGACCCATAGCCATCTGTTTAACCCCCAACACAGCCATAATGATGACGCTGATGCACCTCAGGAAGCAGCAAAAAAAATAAACTTAGCGCCCTGGATTATTCAATTAATCGTTAGCACAGCGTGCTTGGCTTACCAATCGGAGAGCTTTGTACATTTTTTAGAACCTGCCACAGAACAGCTCGGATTCAGTGCCCTATTTACCGGAATCATCATCATTCCGATCATTGGGGGGTTTTCAGAGTATGTGCCTGCCGTTAAAGGAGCCTTAAAAAATCAAATGGATCTCCCCATCTCCTTAGCGATGGGATCCAGCTTGCTTGTTGCCCTACTAATCACCCCATCACTGATCATGATTGGATCTGTGATCGGTCAGCCCATGGATCTTGACTTCACAGCCTTCGAAGTCATCGCGCTCATCTTTAGTGTCTTAATTGTAAATCTTGTGAATATGGACGCAAAATCGAATTGGCTGGAAGGTGTTTTACTCCTGGGAATGTTTTCGATTTTCGGAGCAGCTTTTTACTATTACCCAAGCTAG
- a CDS encoding ABC transporter substrate-binding protein gives MKKKAANQTSVLQAKPIATILRRNTLVAIGLSLSIASTSAQQKESQTYTDSKSTILLGQSLPLSGPSAQIGKKYQAGAQAWFNEVNRQGGINGKKIRLISLDDQYEPEQTIRNTKTLLDRPNLLALFGYVGTPTTKEILPVIEKRKVPLIAPLTGASILRDNELNMVVNLRASYQMEIDKIVDSLVRNARQKIAIIYQDDAFGKDGLKSAESALKRHGLKPYAISTVQRNSAQIQSALQILTSSRPNAIIIISTYVSSAALSKELLQRDIKAQIMNVSFVGTRALEQSLPVGQANGIGVSQVVPFPWDRWIPIVAEYQRLMRVNNPSARFGFTSLEGFMAAKLITEGIKNVQGPLTKETLLTSLKSIKKVDLGGFQLDLSSNNKQASNYVELTFFGAQQWEP, from the coding sequence ATGAAAAAAAAAGCAGCGAATCAAACAAGTGTGTTACAAGCTAAGCCAATAGCAACGATTCTTCGTAGAAATACCCTGGTAGCGATTGGGCTCAGTCTATCGATCGCCTCCACATCAGCCCAACAAAAAGAATCCCAAACATACACTGATAGCAAAAGCACGATCCTCCTCGGTCAATCCTTACCACTGAGCGGACCTTCAGCTCAAATCGGGAAAAAATATCAAGCTGGAGCGCAAGCATGGTTTAACGAAGTGAATCGTCAGGGAGGAATCAATGGAAAAAAAATCCGCTTGATCAGCCTCGACGACCAGTATGAGCCTGAGCAAACCATCAGAAACACGAAAACCCTGCTGGACCGCCCCAACCTTCTCGCCTTATTTGGGTACGTAGGCACACCAACAACAAAAGAGATCCTTCCCGTCATTGAAAAAAGAAAAGTCCCTCTCATTGCCCCCCTAACAGGCGCTTCAATCCTGCGAGACAACGAATTGAACATGGTGGTGAATTTAAGGGCCAGCTATCAAATGGAAATCGATAAAATTGTGGATAGTCTTGTTCGAAATGCGAGACAGAAAATAGCCATTATTTATCAAGATGACGCCTTCGGGAAAGATGGACTTAAATCTGCAGAATCAGCGCTAAAAAGGCACGGCCTAAAACCATATGCAATCTCCACAGTTCAAAGAAACTCTGCACAAATACAATCAGCACTTCAAATCCTGACGTCAAGCCGACCAAACGCCATCATCATCATCTCGACATACGTCAGCTCGGCAGCATTAAGCAAAGAGTTACTGCAACGAGATATAAAAGCCCAGATCATGAATGTGTCTTTTGTTGGCACCAGAGCTCTGGAACAATCACTGCCTGTAGGACAAGCCAATGGCATTGGGGTTAGCCAAGTCGTCCCCTTTCCCTGGGACCGCTGGATTCCTATTGTCGCGGAGTATCAACGCCTCATGCGCGTAAACAATCCTTCAGCCCGATTTGGATTCACAAGCCTGGAAGGATTTATGGCTGCCAAATTAATCACAGAAGGTATCAAAAATGTCCAAGGGCCACTCACAAAAGAAACTCTCCTCACAAGCCTTAAGTCGATTAAAAAAGTAGACTTGGGAGGATTTCAGCTAGACTTGTCCAGCAATAACAAGCAAGCTAGCAATTACGTTGAGCTCACATTTTTTGGAGCACAACAATGGGAGCCTTAA
- a CDS encoding glutaredoxin family protein — translation MTPSPIDSRRLLLYSRVGCCLCEGLEQRLRDLNLERSVHPLQLVVVDIDSPECPALLRARYDLEVPVLVLEDTELPRVSPRLSGDGLRNWLQRVCSTGAGSD, via the coding sequence GTGACCCCGTCCCCGATTGATTCCCGGCGACTGTTGCTCTACAGCAGGGTTGGTTGTTGTCTCTGTGAGGGGCTGGAACAGCGCTTGCGAGACCTCAATCTTGAGCGAAGCGTCCATCCCCTACAGCTCGTTGTGGTGGACATTGATTCACCCGAATGTCCAGCGTTATTGCGCGCGCGTTATGACCTCGAGGTGCCCGTTTTGGTCTTGGAGGACACCGAGCTCCCTCGCGTTTCCCCCAGACTGAGTGGGGATGGATTGCGCAACTGGTTGCAGCGGGTCTGCTCCACTGGGGCAGGTTCGGATTAG
- the rpsD gene encoding 30S ribosomal protein S4, with the protein MSRYRGPRLRITRRLGDLPGLTRKAAKRSYPPGQHGQARRKRSEYAIRLEEKQKLRFNYGVSERQLVRYVKKARAQEGSTGTNLLKLLENRLDNVCFRIGFGPTVPGARQLVNHGHVTVNGRVTDIASYQCKAGDVIAIRERKCSKLLAEANLQFPGLANVPPHLELDKPKLSAKVVGRAEREWVALEINELLVVEYYSRKV; encoded by the coding sequence ATGTCCAGATACCGCGGCCCTCGCCTGAGGATCACGCGGCGCTTGGGAGACCTCCCTGGTCTCACCCGGAAGGCCGCAAAACGGTCCTATCCACCCGGTCAGCACGGCCAAGCCCGTCGCAAGCGCTCCGAATACGCAATCCGCTTAGAAGAGAAGCAAAAGCTTCGCTTCAATTACGGCGTTTCCGAACGTCAACTTGTGCGCTACGTGAAGAAAGCGCGTGCTCAGGAAGGTTCAACAGGAACCAACCTGCTCAAGCTGCTCGAGAACCGTCTCGACAATGTTTGTTTCCGCATTGGATTTGGTCCAACCGTGCCCGGCGCACGCCAATTGGTGAATCATGGCCACGTCACCGTGAATGGACGGGTCACTGATATCGCTAGTTATCAGTGCAAGGCAGGTGATGTGATCGCCATTCGCGAACGCAAGTGCAGCAAACTGCTCGCTGAAGCGAATCTTCAATTCCCAGGATTGGCCAACGTGCCTCCCCACCTTGAACTCGACAAACCCAAGCTGAGCGCGAAAGTGGTTGGCCGCGCTGAGCGCGAATGGGTGGCCCTTGAGATCAACGAACTGCTAGTGGTTGAGTACTACTCCAGAAAAGTCTGA
- a CDS encoding UDP-N-acetylmuramoyl-L-alanyl-D-glutamate--2,6-diaminopimelate ligase, whose product MTQTLHALLHSVGLPVPQGLVDVVIESITCDSRGVGPGSLFIGLPGGMVDGGSFWPNALADGAAAVLIGSAAAAAKPPEHSDAVVVVPDPVALWAGELAAAFWNYPSDRIGLIGVTGTNGKTTTTHLIEHLSSACGRPSALFGTLLNRWPGHSVTATHTTAVADRLQAQLAEACAAGAEITAMEVSSHALDQHRVAGCRFSGAVFTNLTQDHLDYHETMASYFEAKARLFASPLAPPLIADRGAQFVVNVDDPWGKQLAERLGDRCWRSSLSEGSVPAELTMSDLVMGSSGVEGRLLSPVGEGSFHSPLLGRFNVMNLLQAVGALLQQGLPLEPLLEAISTFGGVPGRMERVVVTSKGAALPTVLVDYAHTPDGLRSALKACRPFADGKLICVFGCGGDRDRGKRPQMAAIAAELADGVVVTSDNPRTENPQQILDDVLSGIPSGAALTVTLDRAEAIAETIQNAGSQDLVLIAGKGHEDYQILGTEKIHFDDREQALKALQDKLSS is encoded by the coding sequence ATGACCCAGACACTCCACGCCTTGCTTCATTCGGTGGGTTTGCCTGTCCCCCAGGGCTTGGTCGATGTCGTGATCGAATCGATCACCTGTGATTCACGTGGCGTGGGTCCTGGGAGTTTGTTCATCGGTCTTCCCGGCGGAATGGTCGATGGAGGCAGCTTTTGGCCTAATGCTCTCGCTGATGGCGCTGCCGCTGTACTGATTGGCTCAGCCGCTGCTGCTGCTAAGCCTCCTGAACACAGCGACGCCGTGGTGGTGGTGCCTGATCCAGTTGCTCTTTGGGCTGGTGAGCTGGCAGCAGCTTTTTGGAATTACCCCAGTGATCGCATCGGCTTGATTGGGGTTACGGGCACCAATGGCAAAACCACCACGACGCATCTGATTGAACATTTGAGTTCGGCTTGCGGACGTCCTTCTGCTCTGTTTGGGACCCTTCTGAATCGCTGGCCTGGCCATAGCGTGACCGCAACTCATACCACCGCTGTGGCTGATCGGCTGCAGGCTCAGCTCGCGGAGGCCTGTGCCGCTGGCGCTGAGATCACGGCCATGGAGGTGAGTTCCCACGCCCTTGATCAGCATCGGGTGGCTGGATGCCGCTTTTCTGGCGCTGTGTTCACCAATCTCACCCAGGACCATCTCGATTACCACGAGACGATGGCGTCTTATTTCGAAGCCAAAGCTCGCCTGTTTGCCTCACCGCTTGCCCCACCTCTGATTGCTGATCGTGGCGCTCAATTTGTCGTGAATGTGGATGACCCTTGGGGCAAACAACTGGCGGAGCGGTTGGGCGATCGTTGTTGGCGGAGTTCGTTGTCCGAGGGCTCAGTTCCCGCAGAATTGACGATGTCAGATTTGGTGATGGGCTCGTCTGGGGTTGAAGGCCGCCTGTTGAGTCCGGTTGGTGAGGGCTCGTTTCACTCCCCACTGCTGGGTCGATTCAATGTGATGAATCTGTTGCAGGCCGTAGGGGCCTTGCTTCAGCAAGGTCTCCCTTTGGAGCCGCTCCTTGAAGCTATCAGCACATTCGGTGGCGTTCCTGGTCGGATGGAACGGGTTGTTGTGACCTCAAAGGGGGCAGCGTTGCCCACGGTCTTGGTGGATTACGCCCACACGCCAGATGGATTGCGCAGCGCTTTGAAGGCCTGTCGTCCTTTCGCGGACGGCAAACTGATTTGTGTGTTTGGTTGCGGTGGTGATAGGGATCGTGGCAAGCGTCCGCAGATGGCTGCGATTGCGGCAGAGCTTGCTGATGGGGTGGTGGTGACGTCTGATAATCCACGCACAGAAAATCCTCAACAAATCCTGGATGATGTTCTGAGTGGAATTCCTAGTGGAGCTGCGTTAACGGTGACCCTGGATAGAGCGGAAGCGATTGCGGAAACGATTCAGAATGCTGGCTCACAAGATCTTGTTCTCATTGCTGGTAAAGGTCATGAGGATTATCAAATTCTGGGTACCGAAAAAATTCATTTTGATGACCGTGAACAGGCTTTAAAAGCCCTGCAAGATAAATTGAGTTCTTAA